One genomic window of Phragmitibacter flavus includes the following:
- a CDS encoding ABC transporter substrate-binding protein has product MLKRYLLKVGLTMSLALACSAFHAMGAPLKIGYSDWPGWVAWEIGIKKGWFKEAGVEVEFVWMDYVKSMEAYAAGQLDGVTMTNGDALVTGATGKPSVAIVINDFSNGNDMIVAKPGIESLKDMKGKTIALEEGFVEHLLLLKGLELNGMAEGDITIKNTPTNSTPQVFASGEVDAIGAWQPNSGQALKLVAGSKAIFTSKDVPGLIYDALYVDRDSLKSRREEWLKVAKVWNKIVEYMADDDNLDDALEILAGRVGVTPAEYEPLLAGTKLLSAEEALKVWEKADGLGSIYGSSKVVDDFNVKFGVYAKPADIAAYIDPSIAKEALGK; this is encoded by the coding sequence ATGCTGAAAAGATATCTGCTTAAAGTCGGTCTCACCATGTCCCTCGCGCTTGCCTGCTCAGCATTTCACGCGATGGGTGCCCCTTTGAAAATCGGATATTCAGACTGGCCGGGTTGGGTGGCCTGGGAGATTGGCATCAAAAAAGGCTGGTTCAAGGAAGCGGGGGTTGAGGTGGAGTTTGTGTGGATGGATTACGTGAAATCGATGGAGGCTTATGCGGCCGGTCAGTTGGACGGCGTGACGATGACCAACGGCGACGCCTTGGTCACGGGAGCTACTGGGAAACCTTCGGTGGCAATTGTGATCAATGACTTTTCGAACGGAAACGACATGATTGTGGCGAAGCCGGGGATCGAGTCGTTGAAGGACATGAAGGGCAAGACCATTGCGCTGGAAGAGGGATTTGTGGAGCACCTGTTGTTGCTGAAGGGCCTTGAGTTGAATGGAATGGCGGAAGGCGACATCACGATCAAAAACACGCCGACCAACAGCACCCCCCAGGTGTTTGCTTCCGGTGAGGTGGATGCGATCGGGGCATGGCAACCGAATTCGGGGCAGGCGCTCAAGCTGGTAGCGGGATCGAAGGCGATCTTCACTTCCAAGGATGTTCCCGGATTGATTTATGATGCGCTGTATGTGGATCGCGACAGCCTGAAAAGTCGTCGTGAAGAGTGGCTGAAGGTGGCCAAGGTGTGGAACAAAATTGTCGAATACATGGCGGATGACGACAATCTTGATGATGCACTGGAAATTCTGGCGGGTCGTGTGGGAGTCACTCCTGCGGAATATGAGCCGTTGCTTGCCGGAACCAAGCTGTTAAGTGCTGAAGAGGCGCTAAAAGTGTGGGAGAAAGCGGACGGTTTGGGGTCGATCTATGGATCTTCAAAAGTGGTGGATGACTTCAATGTGAAGTTTGGGGTGTATGCCAAACCCGCAGATATCGCCGCTTACATCGACCCTTCCATCGCGAAGGAAGCGTTGGGCAAATAG
- a CDS encoding urea amidolyase associated protein UAAP1 — translation MSLDSPIFQLELEGAGMWSRVIGRNKTLRLTDLEGGANVGMMLYHATERHERYNMPDTLKGQHIFYLRAPYCLHSDMGRLMASITKDTVGWHDTVCGASDAESVLQQFGENNYQKSRNEFYRNARECFLIELCKWGLGERDWIPNLNWFSKVVADEEGKLSYVAGNSKAGDLVELRFEMDTLVVLNTCQHPFDPAMTYQPKRVRLEVFANDPPMDGDASLMVRPENARAYQNTKDFYLLSE, via the coding sequence ATGAGTTTAGATTCTCCCATTTTTCAACTTGAGCTGGAAGGCGCGGGGATGTGGTCCCGCGTCATCGGGCGCAATAAGACTCTGCGTCTGACCGACTTGGAAGGCGGGGCGAATGTCGGGATGATGTTGTATCATGCCACGGAACGGCATGAGCGCTACAACATGCCCGACACCTTGAAGGGTCAGCACATTTTTTATCTGCGTGCACCGTATTGTCTGCACTCCGACATGGGCCGATTGATGGCATCAATCACCAAAGACACGGTGGGCTGGCATGATACGGTTTGTGGTGCGAGCGATGCGGAGTCGGTGCTTCAGCAGTTTGGCGAAAACAACTACCAGAAATCGCGGAACGAATTTTATCGCAATGCGCGGGAATGTTTTTTGATTGAACTGTGCAAGTGGGGATTGGGGGAGCGCGATTGGATTCCGAACTTGAACTGGTTCAGCAAGGTGGTGGCGGATGAAGAGGGGAAGCTGAGTTATGTTGCTGGGAATTCGAAGGCGGGCGACCTGGTCGAACTGAGATTTGAGATGGACACATTGGTGGTGTTGAACACCTGTCAGCATCCGTTTGATCCGGCGATGACTTATCAGCCCAAACGGGTCAGGCTGGAGGTGTTTGCCAATGATCCGCCGATGGATGGAGATGCCAGTTTGATGGTGAGACCGGAAAATGCCAGGGCCTATCAGAATACCAAAGATTTTTACCTTTTAAGCGAATGA
- a CDS encoding peptidase — translation MKRRLFVKQAGAAFAVGSGSVLGFPAILKGAESERPVIGEGDLRFSCEHDWGTLPDGHTYGGASHGVAFDSQGNVYISHTGGPGSVFVFDPAGKFMKSLAPQHQGNGHGLDIRNEGGVDFIYLSPNTPKNAPAPMKATKMTLSGEVVWEGGPPPESHRYDNKEPFNLTSTSFCPDGGWHVGDGYGSHFLHRYDKDGKYLASFGGKGKEPGQFATPHGHWFDDREGVDQLVVCDRANARLQLMTVDGEVLGQGPAIESPASLDIRGDVMVCTEIFIGRVAFLDKKHQVIARLSEDAEWNKMIKETKGFRALANRPKWKAGMFVHPHDATFDRDGNLFIAEWVEGGRVSKLTKV, via the coding sequence GTTCGGTTTTGGGGTTTCCTGCGATTTTGAAGGGGGCGGAGTCGGAGAGGCCGGTGATTGGCGAGGGGGATCTGCGATTTTCCTGTGAGCATGATTGGGGGACCTTGCCGGATGGGCATACCTACGGGGGCGCGTCCCACGGGGTGGCTTTCGACAGTCAGGGGAACGTTTACATTTCGCACACCGGTGGGCCGGGGAGTGTTTTTGTTTTTGATCCGGCTGGGAAGTTCATGAAATCGCTGGCACCGCAGCATCAGGGCAACGGTCATGGCCTCGACATTCGCAACGAGGGTGGGGTGGACTTTATTTATCTTTCGCCCAATACGCCGAAAAATGCGCCAGCACCGATGAAGGCGACCAAGATGACGCTGTCGGGTGAAGTGGTTTGGGAGGGCGGTCCGCCGCCGGAATCGCATCGGTATGACAACAAGGAGCCGTTCAACCTGACCAGCACCAGTTTTTGTCCCGATGGTGGCTGGCATGTGGGCGACGGTTATGGAAGCCACTTTCTGCACCGCTACGACAAGGATGGAAAGTATCTGGCAAGTTTCGGCGGGAAAGGCAAGGAACCGGGGCAGTTTGCGACACCGCATGGGCATTGGTTTGATGATCGTGAAGGGGTGGATCAACTGGTGGTTTGTGACCGGGCGAATGCGCGGCTGCAATTGATGACGGTTGACGGCGAGGTGCTGGGGCAGGGACCAGCGATTGAGTCGCCGGCGTCACTGGACATCCGAGGGGATGTGATGGTGTGCACGGAGATCTTTATTGGTCGCGTGGCATTCCTGGACAAAAAACATCAAGTGATTGCGCGTCTGAGTGAAGATGCGGAGTGGAACAAGATGATCAAAGAAACGAAAGGATTCCGTGCGCTGGCCAATCGCCCGAAGTGGAAAGCGGGCATGTTTGTGCATCCTCATGACGCGACTTTTGACCGCGACGGAAATTTGTTTATCGCCGAGTGGGTGGAGGGCGGACGGGTGTCGAAGTTGACGAAGGTGTGA
- a CDS encoding ABC transporter ATP-binding protein yields MIATVSYHEQSPAVKARFDRLKARPHLLEISGLYKRFQSKAGEVTALQNINLNVHRREFMCVLGQSGCGKSTLIRILAGLETPSEGQVLVDGKPVTGPGRDRGMVFQSYSLFPWLSVKENVMFGPRMAGKDRSTNEAEARQWLALVGLDKFEDSYPHQLSGGMKQRAAIARALANGPRILLMDEPFGALDPQTRQQMQAYLLQIWKNIDITIFFITHDLDEAIFLSDRILVLDPRPGRVREIVEVPVPRPRDHEQLRSPEFLATKRHLETIIHPEDTHEKPQLDKLPMLRMTEAGDDVE; encoded by the coding sequence ATGATTGCCACCGTTTCCTATCACGAACAGTCTCCCGCCGTCAAAGCTCGGTTCGACCGCTTGAAAGCGCGTCCGCATTTGCTGGAAATATCGGGGCTGTATAAACGCTTTCAGTCAAAGGCGGGGGAGGTGACGGCGTTGCAAAACATCAATTTGAATGTGCATCGGCGTGAGTTCATGTGCGTGCTGGGTCAGTCGGGCTGCGGCAAGTCGACGTTGATCCGAATCCTGGCAGGTCTGGAGACGCCCAGCGAAGGTCAGGTGCTGGTGGATGGCAAGCCGGTCACGGGGCCTGGACGCGATCGGGGCATGGTGTTTCAAAGTTACTCGTTGTTCCCCTGGTTGTCGGTGAAGGAGAACGTGATGTTTGGTCCGCGCATGGCGGGCAAGGATCGCAGCACCAATGAGGCCGAGGCACGGCAGTGGCTGGCGCTGGTGGGCCTCGATAAGTTTGAGGATTCGTATCCGCATCAGTTGAGCGGCGGGATGAAACAACGGGCGGCGATTGCTCGCGCGCTGGCGAATGGTCCGCGCATCCTGTTGATGGACGAACCGTTTGGGGCGCTTGATCCACAGACGCGTCAGCAAATGCAGGCTTATCTTCTGCAGATTTGGAAAAACATCGACATCACCATTTTCTTCATCACGCATGATCTGGACGAGGCGATTTTTTTGTCGGATCGCATTCTGGTGCTGGACCCGAGACCGGGAAGGGTGAGGGAGATTGTCGAAGTGCCAGTGCCGCGTCCGAGAGACCATGAACAATTGCGTTCCCCTGAGTTCCTGGCGACGAAACGTCATCTGGAAACGATCATTCACCCAGAGGACACGCATGAAAAACCGCAGTTGGACAAGCTGCCGATGCTGCGCATGACAGAAGCGGGGGATGATGTGGAGTGA
- a CDS encoding HAD family hydrolase → MPLSTFIFDLDGTLLDSIADLADAINRMLAEHHYPTQPMEVFPLYIGDGVRALVERALPPEALARGELDARVADYQRHYADTWNLQSKPYEGMLDALHQMHAQGHAIGVLSNKPQAFTTLCCDHFFPGIPFFEVRGARDDVPRKPDPAAALDMLASLGVAPEDAAYIGDSGIDMEMATRAAMIPIGVRWGFRDEAELLANGAKILIDHPRDLLNPSLLSG, encoded by the coding sequence ATGCCTCTTTCCACTTTCATTTTCGATCTCGACGGCACCCTGCTCGACTCCATTGCCGACCTCGCCGATGCCATCAATCGCATGCTCGCCGAGCACCACTATCCCACCCAACCAATGGAGGTTTTCCCCCTCTACATCGGAGACGGGGTTCGCGCCCTGGTTGAACGTGCCCTGCCGCCCGAGGCCTTGGCGCGTGGTGAACTCGATGCCCGCGTCGCCGACTACCAGCGTCACTACGCCGACACCTGGAACCTGCAATCCAAACCCTACGAAGGCATGCTTGACGCCCTCCATCAAATGCACGCCCAAGGACATGCCATCGGCGTCCTTTCCAACAAACCCCAAGCCTTCACCACCCTCTGCTGCGATCACTTCTTCCCGGGTATTCCCTTCTTTGAAGTCCGTGGTGCCCGCGACGACGTTCCGCGCAAACCCGATCCCGCCGCCGCGCTAGACATGCTGGCTTCTCTCGGCGTCGCGCCAGAAGACGCCGCCTATATCGGTGATTCGGGGATCGACATGGAGATGGCCACCCGCGCGGCCATGATTCCCATCGGCGTCCGATGGGGATTTCGCGACGAAGCGGAATTGCTCGCCAACGGTGCCAAAATCCTCATCGATCACCCGAGAGACCTGCTGAATCCTTCTCTCCTCTCAGGCTGA
- a CDS encoding DMT family transporter, translated as MISWIYLLSAAVFEAMYGIGLYYSKGFTVLWASVFAVISGIATTILLGLAMKGLPVGVSFVVWSGLAAVGTAIYGMTVLGESHGAIRISMMLLILAGVVGLKFSSAS; from the coding sequence ATGATCAGCTGGATCTATTTGCTGTCGGCGGCGGTGTTCGAGGCGATGTATGGCATTGGCCTGTATTACTCGAAAGGGTTTACCGTGTTATGGGCTTCGGTGTTTGCCGTCATCTCGGGCATCGCCACGACCATTCTGCTTGGCCTTGCGATGAAGGGTTTGCCGGTGGGTGTTTCTTTTGTGGTGTGGAGTGGACTGGCGGCGGTGGGAACGGCGATTTATGGGATGACCGTGCTGGGGGAATCGCATGGAGCGATACGCATCTCGATGATGTTGTTGATCCTGGCAGGGGTGGTGGGGCTGAAGTTCAGCAGCGCTTCATAG
- a CDS encoding RNA pyrophosphohydrolase — MTTPLLGAAPVLFRPNVAAIILNMDNAMLVAQRSGMKTSWQFPQGGVDTGETLEEALYREVEEEVGLKPELLQLLDRKGGYRYEFPKGRLKYGVYGGQEQVYYLCRFLGKDRDVNLDHKCREFDRWRWLKPEKFDMEWVPKFKRHVYQRVFKDFFGIEK, encoded by the coding sequence GTGACCACACCCCTCTTGGGGGCGGCCCCGGTGTTGTTTCGTCCCAATGTGGCGGCCATCATCTTGAACATGGACAATGCCATGCTGGTCGCGCAGCGTTCAGGGATGAAGACTTCCTGGCAATTCCCGCAAGGTGGAGTGGATACCGGCGAGACTTTGGAAGAAGCGCTCTATCGCGAAGTGGAAGAGGAAGTGGGTTTGAAACCCGAGTTGCTGCAGCTGCTGGACCGCAAAGGCGGCTATCGCTATGAATTTCCCAAGGGCCGATTGAAATATGGTGTCTACGGCGGGCAGGAGCAGGTGTATTATTTGTGCCGGTTTCTCGGCAAGGATCGCGATGTGAATCTGGATCACAAGTGTCGCGAATTTGATCGCTGGCGCTGGTTGAAACCCGAAAAATTCGACATGGAATGGGTGCCCAAGTTCAAGCGCCACGTGTATCAAAGGGTGTTCAAGGATTTTTTTGGGATTGAGAAGTGA
- a CDS encoding ABC transporter permease, with product MATSSGRHWFGVRKDLDQQRSSLLMALSFLLPLLIWCIASYGPWWEVAHQVQISAESPRLQSIYIVGNRLEPGTWEEFQNAIKLDNEEILKAKESRTPLESSTRQNKKVLRQIYQPAMINGWLARGQETDDEAIRQVWLKLAAGELTAGRQEISSENLEIVKENAKLLQASGAEWPTQSLLKLLPEASEEVARPVYLVPPDVVATSFWKGITATKPEATESGDEGAMKKTLLERYAESWRTIVLGFLLAIVIAVPLGLLAGTYDFFSKLFEPFVNFFSYMPAPAFGVVLMAIFGLDSGPKIMLVCLGTLPGAVLMLAKTTRRLDGALLEAAQTLGANQRQMLANVVVPGVLPNLYNDLRLLFGTAWTWLVIAELLGFKSGLAEVIDTHGRRFQFEIVYPAILMIGLSGFIMDQLLGFLGRFFFPWVDQPAQGFLASISSKIAGGLRRLTATKEAAPTATAAIEAEEAAKAALTLQSTEPPEEPEEESEATLGAVAKKSEP from the coding sequence GTGGCGACTTCTTCTGGCAGACATTGGTTTGGGGTCCGCAAGGATTTGGATCAGCAGCGCAGTTCGCTGTTGATGGCGCTGTCCTTTTTGCTGCCGCTGCTGATTTGGTGTATCGCCTCCTACGGCCCCTGGTGGGAGGTGGCTCACCAAGTGCAGATCTCTGCGGAAAGTCCGCGTTTGCAGAGCATCTACATTGTGGGCAACCGGCTCGAACCGGGAACCTGGGAGGAGTTTCAAAACGCCATCAAGCTGGACAATGAAGAGATCTTGAAGGCGAAAGAAAGCCGGACGCCATTGGAAAGCAGCACGCGGCAGAACAAGAAGGTGCTGCGGCAAATTTATCAACCTGCCATGATCAATGGCTGGCTGGCACGCGGTCAGGAAACGGATGATGAGGCCATTCGACAAGTATGGTTGAAACTGGCGGCGGGGGAGCTGACGGCAGGCAGACAGGAGATCTCCAGTGAGAACCTCGAGATCGTCAAGGAGAACGCGAAACTTTTGCAGGCATCAGGTGCAGAGTGGCCGACGCAATCATTGTTGAAATTGTTGCCTGAGGCATCGGAGGAAGTGGCGAGGCCGGTGTATCTGGTGCCGCCGGATGTGGTGGCGACGTCGTTCTGGAAAGGCATTACGGCAACCAAGCCGGAGGCGACCGAATCTGGGGATGAGGGGGCGATGAAGAAGACCTTGCTGGAGAGATATGCAGAGTCGTGGCGAACGATTGTGCTGGGGTTTTTGCTGGCGATCGTGATCGCGGTGCCGCTAGGCTTGCTGGCGGGGACTTATGATTTTTTCTCCAAGCTGTTTGAGCCGTTCGTGAATTTTTTCAGTTACATGCCGGCTCCGGCTTTCGGGGTGGTGTTGATGGCGATCTTCGGGTTGGATTCTGGTCCGAAGATCATGCTGGTGTGTTTGGGCACTTTGCCAGGAGCGGTGTTGATGCTGGCAAAAACGACGCGGCGGCTTGATGGGGCATTGCTGGAGGCGGCGCAAACCTTGGGGGCGAATCAGCGTCAGATGCTGGCGAATGTGGTGGTGCCGGGAGTGTTGCCGAATTTATACAATGACTTGAGGCTCCTATTCGGCACGGCCTGGACCTGGTTGGTGATTGCGGAGTTGCTTGGGTTTAAAAGCGGACTGGCTGAGGTGATCGATACCCATGGACGACGGTTTCAATTTGAGATCGTTTATCCTGCGATTTTGATGATTGGGCTCTCGGGTTTCATTATGGATCAATTGCTCGGATTTTTAGGACGGTTTTTCTTTCCATGGGTCGACCAGCCTGCGCAGGGTTTCTTGGCTTCGATCTCCAGCAAGATTGCCGGTGGTTTGCGTCGTTTGACGGCAACCAAAGAAGCAGCACCAACCGCCACCGCGGCCATCGAAGCAGAAGAGGCCGCCAAGGCAGCCCTGACTTTGCAAAGCACCGAGCCTCCTGAAGAACCTGAAGAAGAATCCGAGGCCACGCTTGGTGCCGTCGCGAAAAAATCTGAGCCATGA
- a CDS encoding SulP family inorganic anion transporter, with the protein MNLRRQLQDIGSMGTSLWGHARDFLATNQIEPLMLPRHLRGYRKADLKADSRAGLTTALLAFPQAMAFAVVAGLPLVYGITCSAVAALVAPLFSSSRHTILGPTNATAFMIFSFFAANPRMEPVEQMPMLVFLVGVLLMLGSVLRVADLAQYISRTVMVAYITGAAVQMMVNQLVPALGVQMGDGLAPRTFLGTLYRVVTEIPALNWASLLLTVFSVAGYFGLKRLRPNWPRFAMVLVASSLLGLLLSRLHAPVATFSEGVFDWGDMIPPFPDFTSWNAAAQFSQLFGVAVAVAFVSMLESNAMAKSLASRANYRVDGNQDMFSLGASNLACAYLSGMPASNSLTRSALNYESGARTPMSSMISGALCLVGALVLGPFIQYVPKSVLAALVICVALSLISKRQIRICMRSTKSDAVVFVVTFAATLMVPLHVAIFTGIGLSVMLYIRKASQPSLVEYTFNQEGNLAELENADRQHPSISIVHVEGDLFFGAAELFRTQIQRTCSDPNLRIIILRLKNARHLDATSVMALEELIKVMRSNGRDLIVSGAMKDVYRVLRDSGLIEVLGRDNIFMGSAANPNISTRNALKRAQEILGVKEANVQIYYDPRHQATKG; encoded by the coding sequence ATGAACTTGCGGCGGCAACTCCAGGACATTGGTTCGATGGGAACAAGTTTATGGGGTCATGCTCGCGATTTTCTGGCGACCAATCAGATTGAGCCGCTGATGCTGCCGCGCCATTTGCGGGGCTACCGGAAGGCGGATTTGAAAGCGGATTCGCGGGCGGGATTGACGACGGCGCTGCTGGCGTTTCCACAGGCGATGGCCTTTGCAGTGGTGGCGGGGTTGCCGCTGGTTTATGGGATCACCTGTTCGGCGGTGGCGGCGCTGGTGGCACCTTTGTTCAGCAGTTCGCGGCACACGATCCTGGGGCCAACGAATGCGACGGCGTTCATGATTTTCTCGTTCTTTGCGGCCAATCCGAGGATGGAGCCGGTGGAGCAGATGCCGATGCTGGTGTTTTTGGTGGGGGTGTTGCTGATGCTGGGATCGGTGTTGAGGGTCGCGGATCTGGCGCAATACATCAGTCGGACGGTGATGGTGGCTTACATCACCGGGGCGGCGGTGCAGATGATGGTGAATCAGTTGGTGCCGGCTTTGGGGGTGCAGATGGGGGATGGGCTGGCGCCTCGCACTTTCCTTGGGACGCTTTATCGGGTGGTGACAGAGATTCCGGCACTGAATTGGGCGAGTTTGTTGCTGACAGTGTTTTCGGTGGCGGGGTATTTTGGATTGAAGCGGTTGCGTCCGAACTGGCCACGTTTTGCGATGGTGCTGGTGGCGTCGTCTTTGCTGGGGCTGTTGTTGAGCCGGCTGCATGCGCCGGTGGCGACTTTTTCAGAAGGGGTTTTTGATTGGGGCGACATGATTCCGCCGTTTCCGGATTTTACTTCGTGGAATGCGGCGGCGCAGTTCAGTCAGTTGTTTGGGGTGGCGGTGGCGGTGGCGTTTGTGTCGATGCTGGAAAGCAATGCGATGGCCAAGTCCCTGGCGTCGAGGGCAAACTACCGCGTGGATGGCAATCAGGACATGTTCAGTCTGGGGGCGTCGAATCTCGCGTGTGCTTATTTGAGTGGAATGCCGGCCAGCAATTCGCTGACACGGTCGGCTTTGAATTATGAGAGCGGAGCGAGGACGCCGATGTCGAGCATGATCAGTGGCGCGCTTTGTCTGGTTGGGGCGTTGGTGTTGGGACCGTTTATTCAATATGTGCCCAAGTCGGTGCTGGCGGCGTTGGTGATTTGTGTGGCGCTGTCGTTGATCAGCAAGCGCCAAATCCGGATTTGCATGCGGTCGACGAAGTCGGATGCGGTGGTGTTTGTGGTGACGTTTGCAGCGACGTTGATGGTGCCGTTGCATGTGGCGATTTTTACGGGCATTGGGTTGTCGGTGATGTTGTATATCCGCAAGGCGAGTCAGCCTTCGCTGGTGGAGTATACTTTCAATCAGGAAGGCAATCTGGCGGAGCTGGAGAATGCGGACCGGCAGCATCCATCGATCTCGATTGTGCATGTGGAGGGCGATTTGTTTTTTGGGGCGGCGGAGTTGTTCCGGACGCAGATTCAAAGGACGTGTTCCGATCCCAATCTGCGGATCATCATTTTGAGGCTGAAAAACGCGAGGCATCTCGACGCCACCAGCGTCATGGCGTTGGAGGAGTTGATCAAAGTGATGCGGTCGAATGGACGGGACCTGATCGTGAGTGGCGCGATGAAGGATGTCTACCGGGTGTTGCGGGATTCGGGGTTGATCGAGGTTCTAGGACGCGACAACATCTTCATGGGCAGCGCGGCCAATCCAAACATCTCAACCCGCAATGCGTTGAAGCGGGCGCAGGAAATTCTTGGGGTTAAAGAGGCAAACGTGCAGATCTACTACGATCCGCGGCATCAGGCGACGAAGGGCTAA
- a CDS encoding urea amidolyase associated protein UAAP2, producing MIESTYQSTHAVHDEVVLAGDHWVHEIKAGQTFRIEDLEGNQAADTLFYNAHDPEERYSASDTIRVQRALYLSTGTKLISNRGRTMLTITADTCGRHDTLGGACSRESNVMRYAFDREPMHACRDIFIRGIQCWCHDMNKRDLACNINFFMNVPVTPEGGLSFADGVSGPGRYVEMKAEMDVMCLISNCPQLNNPCNAYNPTPVRVLLWE from the coding sequence ATGATCGAGTCGACTTATCAATCAACCCATGCGGTGCATGACGAGGTGGTGCTCGCGGGCGATCACTGGGTGCATGAGATCAAGGCGGGACAAACGTTTCGCATTGAAGACCTGGAGGGGAATCAGGCGGCGGACACGCTGTTCTACAACGCGCATGATCCGGAAGAACGTTACAGCGCGAGCGACACGATTCGGGTGCAGCGGGCGTTGTATTTAAGCACGGGAACGAAGCTGATTTCCAATCGCGGGCGGACCATGTTGACCATCACGGCGGATACTTGTGGCAGACATGATACCCTGGGCGGGGCGTGTTCCAGGGAGAGCAATGTGATGCGGTATGCGTTTGATCGGGAACCGATGCATGCATGCCGGGACATTTTTATTCGCGGCATCCAGTGCTGGTGCCATGACATGAACAAGCGTGATCTTGCGTGCAACATCAATTTCTTCATGAACGTGCCGGTAACGCCGGAAGGTGGACTTAGTTTTGCGGATGGGGTTTCCGGTCCAGGGAGATATGTGGAGATGAAGGCGGAGATGGACGTGATGTGTTTGATCTCCAACTGCCCGCAGTTAAACAATCCGTGTAACGCCTACAACCCTACACCAGTGAGGGTTCTTCTATGGGAATGA
- the nikR gene encoding nickel-responsive transcriptional regulator NikR — MPVTSPTPPPTEVSVSSRQSENVQRITISLPDELFRQFENMLEERGFANRSQAISEILNQHISDYYSFKGNRVMAGTLTLLYEHRKPGLMQQLADIQHHHVNEVISSFRVLLENHHTMDVILMQGPANVLRAITNRFLACKGVQAGRLNLTRTVMPPIHAKHGGVEASTAEA; from the coding sequence ATGCCAGTCACATCGCCTACACCACCACCGACGGAAGTCAGCGTCAGCTCCCGGCAAAGCGAAAATGTTCAGCGGATCACCATCTCGTTGCCCGACGAGTTGTTTCGTCAGTTCGAAAACATGCTGGAGGAACGTGGTTTTGCCAATCGTTCCCAGGCAATCTCGGAGATCTTGAATCAGCACATTTCAGACTACTACAGCTTCAAGGGCAATCGTGTGATGGCGGGGACCCTGACCTTGCTTTACGAACATCGCAAACCTGGCTTGATGCAGCAGCTGGCGGACATTCAGCATCATCATGTGAACGAGGTGATCAGTTCTTTCCGGGTGTTGCTGGAAAATCATCACACCATGGATGTGATCCTGATGCAGGGACCGGCGAATGTGTTGCGTGCGATCACCAATCGTTTTCTTGCCTGCAAAGGCGTGCAGGCGGGGCGGCTCAATCTGACGCGCACGGTGATGCCTCCAATTCACGCGAAGCATGGCGGTGTCGAAGCGTCCACGGCGGAAGCTTGA